A single region of the Pontibacter kalidii genome encodes:
- a CDS encoding TolC family protein, whose amino-acid sequence MKKQISLLLAILALCGTGLAQGQQQEPMRLSLQESIDYALQHRASLQATRNEERSAKARVGEIRAMGLPQIDATLDAGDNFIQQQSFLPAEFFNDPDDPNSPQPGTFVPVTFTPAYTSNAVISASQLLFDGSYLIGLKAAKTYTELSRKNTTQSEIEVAEQVSKAYYSVLVSGERMELLEQNIIRLDTLLFQTRIMFENGVAEKLDVDRLRVQLNNLKVEHQKTQRLLQLSENLLKFQMGLPQRQPVLLTDKLEEVDIDMSQLHPQHFDYSNRIEYSLLETQQNLAELDLRNTRSGYLPKLYLNARYGYNAASNEFKEITTTSNYLEYGYAGVQLRVPIFDGLRKHYQIQQSKITLENTKLGFETLRQSIDLELEQASTELTNALDVLKAQQENLTLAEDIARVAKIKFQEGVGSNLEVVTAETDLREAQTNYYAAMYDALVAKVNLEKATGTLLVK is encoded by the coding sequence ATGAAAAAACAGATTAGCCTGCTTTTAGCCATACTTGCCCTGTGCGGAACCGGCCTCGCCCAGGGGCAGCAGCAGGAACCCATGCGCCTGAGTCTGCAGGAAAGCATAGACTACGCCCTGCAGCACCGCGCCAGCCTGCAGGCCACCCGCAACGAGGAGCGCAGCGCCAAGGCCAGGGTGGGCGAGATACGCGCCATGGGCCTGCCGCAGATAGATGCTACGCTGGATGCCGGCGATAACTTTATACAGCAGCAGAGTTTCCTGCCAGCCGAGTTCTTCAACGACCCGGACGACCCCAACTCGCCGCAGCCAGGCACCTTCGTGCCGGTTACCTTTACGCCAGCTTATACCAGCAATGCCGTAATTTCAGCCAGTCAGTTGCTTTTCGATGGGTCCTACCTGATTGGTTTGAAGGCAGCCAAGACATACACGGAGTTGTCCCGCAAAAATACCACGCAGAGCGAAATTGAGGTGGCCGAGCAGGTAAGCAAGGCCTACTACAGTGTGCTGGTGAGCGGGGAGCGCATGGAGTTGCTGGAGCAGAACATCATCCGGCTCGACACGCTGCTGTTCCAAACGCGCATTATGTTTGAGAACGGCGTGGCCGAAAAACTAGACGTAGACCGCCTGCGCGTGCAGCTGAACAACCTGAAGGTGGAGCATCAGAAAACGCAGCGCCTGCTGCAGCTGAGCGAAAACCTGCTCAAGTTCCAGATGGGGCTGCCGCAGAGGCAGCCCGTGCTGCTAACCGACAAGCTGGAAGAGGTGGATATTGACATGAGCCAGCTGCACCCCCAGCACTTCGACTACAGCAACCGCATCGAGTACTCGCTGCTGGAGACGCAGCAGAACCTGGCTGAGTTGGACTTGCGCAACACCCGCTCCGGCTACCTGCCAAAACTATACTTAAATGCCCGCTACGGCTATAACGCCGCCAGCAATGAGTTTAAAGAAATCACCACCACCAGCAATTACCTGGAGTATGGCTATGCAGGCGTACAGCTCCGGGTGCCGATCTTCGACGGGTTGCGCAAGCACTACCAGATACAGCAGAGCAAAATAACGCTGGAGAACACTAAGCTGGGCTTCGAAACGCTGCGCCAAAGTATAGACCTGGAGCTGGAGCAGGCCTCCACAGAGCTAACCAATGCCCTGGATGTGCTGAAGGCACAGCAGGAGAACCTGACGCTGGCCGAAGACATCGCCCGCGTGGCCAAGATCAAGTTCCAAGAGGGCGTGGGCTCGAACCTGGAGGTGGTAACCGCCGAAACCGACCTGCGCGAGGCCCAGACCAACTACTACGCCGCCATGTATGACGCCCTCGTTGCCAAGGTAAACCTGGAAAAAGCCACCGGAACACTACTTGTAAAATAA
- a CDS encoding TetR/AcrR family transcriptional regulator, with amino-acid sequence MEIAEKSGIELRILKASFEMFRQRGFKSVSMDDIAQHLGMSKKTLYKWFRNKDQVVYDATACYLRSIQEECEGYICQAPNALEELFRIMALTKQVFSDMHPSIFYDLQRYHPDSWELWMKHKNGFMLEKVKDNIRRGIKEGLYRKDLDVEVLARMRLALIELPFNREVFPSHEFNISQVQLAVLEHYMLGMATLKGHKLINEYKQITEEE; translated from the coding sequence ATGGAGATCGCAGAGAAGTCGGGAATAGAGTTGAGAATCCTGAAAGCCTCTTTTGAGATGTTCCGCCAGCGGGGCTTCAAAAGCGTGTCTATGGACGATATTGCCCAGCACCTGGGCATGTCGAAAAAGACGCTTTACAAGTGGTTCCGCAACAAGGACCAGGTGGTGTACGATGCCACGGCTTGTTACCTGCGCAGCATTCAGGAGGAGTGTGAGGGATACATTTGCCAGGCCCCGAACGCCCTGGAGGAGCTCTTCCGCATTATGGCGCTGACCAAGCAGGTCTTCTCTGATATGCACCCCTCTATTTTCTACGATCTGCAAAGGTATCACCCCGACAGCTGGGAGCTGTGGATGAAGCACAAAAACGGCTTCATGCTGGAGAAGGTGAAGGACAACATTCGGCGGGGCATAAAGGAGGGACTCTACCGCAAAGATCTGGATGTGGAGGTGCTGGCCCGGATGCGCCTGGCCCTGATTGAGCTGCCTTTTAACCGGGAAGTTTTCCCGTCGCACGAGTTCAACATCAGCCAGGTGCAGCTGGCGGTGCTGGAGCATTATATGTTGGGGATGGCCACCCTAAAAGGGCACAAGCTGATAAATGAATACAAGCAGATTACTGAAGAGGAATAA
- a CDS encoding LytR/AlgR family response regulator transcription factor: MIKCLVIDDEPLARSIVVEYLQQHPEIQVAQECGDGFEGLKAIQHHQPDLIFLDIQMPKINGFEMLELVEQAPGVIFTTAFDEYALKAFEANAVDYLLKPFSQERFDAAVKKWLEKQSTRAAESNVEDLNEVPAKQPEEHLRIVVKAANDIRIIPVKDVLYLEAYDDYVKVHTSEGLFLKKKTMGYYERVLDPKQFVRVHRSYIIPLTQLTRIEPLEKDSHVALLRSGVRVPLSRSGYSKLRSVLGI, encoded by the coding sequence ATGATTAAATGTTTAGTTATAGACGATGAGCCGCTGGCTCGCAGCATTGTGGTGGAGTACCTGCAGCAGCACCCCGAGATACAGGTGGCGCAGGAGTGCGGCGATGGGTTTGAAGGACTAAAGGCCATCCAGCACCACCAGCCCGATCTGATTTTTCTGGACATTCAGATGCCCAAGATAAACGGCTTCGAGATGCTGGAGTTGGTGGAGCAGGCGCCAGGGGTAATCTTTACCACCGCCTTCGACGAGTATGCCCTGAAGGCTTTTGAGGCCAACGCCGTGGATTATCTGCTCAAACCCTTCAGCCAGGAGCGTTTTGATGCCGCCGTAAAAAAGTGGCTGGAGAAGCAAAGTACAAGGGCAGCGGAAAGCAACGTAGAGGACCTGAATGAAGTACCGGCCAAGCAGCCCGAGGAGCACCTGCGCATCGTGGTAAAGGCCGCCAACGACATCCGCATCATCCCGGTAAAGGACGTGTTATACTTAGAGGCTTATGATGATTATGTGAAAGTGCATACCTCAGAGGGCCTCTTCCTCAAAAAGAAAACCATGGGCTACTACGAGCGCGTGCTTGACCCGAAGCAGTTCGTGCGCGTGCACCGCTCTTACATCATTCCCCTCACCCAACTCACCCGCATAGAGCCCCTGGAGAAAGACAGTCATGTGGCGCTGCTCAGGAGCGGCGTGCGCGTGCCCCTGAGCCGCAGCGGCTACAGCAAGCTGCGCTCGGTGCTGGGCATTTAA
- a CDS encoding sensor histidine kinase — translation MSPGRVILAYLVWALLWAAVQTVLLASVGFSLQVAATDALLTNLLLTAGGYAMGTGLRYYQPSIKEAAYLLGWSMGLATISMVLFYWISSRLFAGDVVYLDFVEATLAVRFVFTWLMVLLLLLLSWFWFYTLERQQDEQRKATAEKLAREAELHTLRQQLQPHFLFNSLNSISALVVARPEQARRMIQQLSDFLRGTLRKDDQQQVSLSDELQQLELYLEIEKVRFGHRLQTAIEVQDEATHMRLPALLLQPVVENAIKFGLYDTVDDTVISIKATAQDHQLLLQVQNPYDPATSHPQRGTGFGLSSVQRRLYLLYARQDLLQTRQEENQFITSIKIPQKND, via the coding sequence ATGTCTCCGGGTCGGGTTATACTTGCATACCTTGTGTGGGCGCTGCTGTGGGCGGCGGTGCAAACGGTGCTGTTAGCGTCGGTGGGCTTTAGCCTGCAGGTAGCCGCTACCGACGCGCTGCTCACCAACCTGCTGCTCACGGCCGGCGGCTATGCCATGGGTACAGGCCTGCGCTACTACCAGCCAAGTATAAAAGAGGCCGCCTACCTGCTGGGCTGGAGCATGGGCTTGGCTACTATCAGCATGGTGCTGTTTTACTGGATCTCTTCCAGGCTATTTGCAGGCGATGTGGTATACCTGGACTTTGTGGAGGCCACCTTGGCGGTACGCTTTGTGTTTACCTGGCTGATGGTGCTGCTGCTGTTGCTGCTGAGTTGGTTCTGGTTTTATACCCTGGAAAGGCAGCAGGACGAGCAGCGAAAGGCCACGGCCGAGAAACTGGCCCGCGAGGCGGAGCTCCATACCTTGCGCCAGCAGCTGCAGCCCCACTTCCTGTTCAACAGCCTCAACTCCATCTCGGCATTGGTGGTGGCGCGGCCGGAGCAGGCGCGCAGGATGATACAGCAGCTTTCCGATTTTTTGCGCGGCACTTTGCGCAAAGACGACCAGCAGCAGGTAAGCCTCTCTGACGAGTTACAGCAGCTGGAGCTTTACCTGGAGATAGAGAAAGTGCGCTTCGGGCACCGCCTGCAAACCGCCATTGAGGTACAGGATGAAGCGACGCACATGCGCCTGCCGGCCCTGCTGCTGCAGCCCGTGGTGGAGAATGCCATCAAGTTTGGCCTTTACGATACCGTAGATGACACCGTGATAAGTATAAAAGCCACTGCCCAGGACCACCAGCTGCTGCTACAGGTACAGAACCCTTACGACCCCGCCACTTCCCATCCGCAGCGCGGCACCGGCTTCGGCCTCAGCTCTGTGCAGCGCCGCCTGTACCTGCTCTACGCCCGGCAGGACCTGCTGCAGACGCGGCAGGAGGAGAATCAGTTTATCACCAGCATTAAAATCCCGCAGAAAAATGATTAA
- a CDS encoding LiaF transmembrane domain-containing protein: protein MENRNQTPNSNYGDNWPNQRGGTSGKVLAGLLLIAVGVVILASKLHIFFLPSWVFSWQMLLIVIGLFVGFRQNFRRSGWLVLVLIGTVFLINDLVAGFNLRIYFWPILLIGIGLWVMLKPRNRYDHRLDPPASDAGQASQPYTPHGDASAPHTSTYNDATYSTEDIVDATAILGGIKKNIISKNFLGGEVVSVFGGTELNLSQSDIQHPVILEATQIFGGTTLIIPPHWQVKSEMVAILGGIDDKRPMLPDGYDPRKVLILKGTTLFGGLNIKSY, encoded by the coding sequence ATGGAAAATAGAAATCAAACTCCAAACAGTAACTACGGCGACAACTGGCCAAACCAGCGCGGTGGTACCAGCGGCAAAGTGCTGGCAGGCTTGCTGCTCATAGCGGTGGGCGTGGTTATACTTGCCTCTAAACTTCATATCTTTTTCCTGCCGAGTTGGGTGTTCTCGTGGCAGATGCTCCTGATCGTAATCGGCCTTTTCGTGGGCTTTCGGCAGAACTTCAGACGGTCGGGATGGTTGGTGCTGGTGTTGATCGGTACGGTTTTCCTGATAAACGATTTGGTGGCGGGCTTTAACCTGCGCATCTACTTCTGGCCTATCCTGCTAATAGGCATTGGCTTATGGGTGATGCTGAAGCCACGCAACCGCTATGACCACCGCCTGGACCCGCCCGCCTCCGACGCAGGGCAGGCAAGCCAGCCTTACACCCCCCACGGCGACGCCAGCGCCCCCCACACAAGTACCTATAACGATGCCACTTATTCCACCGAAGATATAGTGGATGCCACAGCCATACTTGGCGGTATCAAGAAGAACATCATCTCCAAGAATTTCCTGGGAGGCGAAGTGGTGAGCGTATTTGGTGGCACGGAGCTAAACCTGAGCCAGTCCGATATACAGCACCCGGTTATACTGGAGGCAACCCAGATATTCGGAGGCACCACGCTGATCATTCCGCCGCACTGGCAGGTGAAGTCGGAAATGGTGGCCATACTGGGAGGCATAGATGACAAGCGCCCGATGCTGCCCGACGGCTACGATCCAAGGAAAGTCCTGATCCTGAAAGGCACTACGCTCTTCGGCGGCCTCAACATCAAGAGCTACTAA
- the pheS gene encoding phenylalanine--tRNA ligase subunit alpha, giving the protein MVEKIQQVAQEIEAAALSNAAELEQFRIAYIGRKGRIADLFNNLKDVAPEQRREVGQQLNTLKNRAQERFDQAQEQLASATDATSDTGFDFTLPTIPNTLGTRHPLSLVRQEIVRIFERIGFNVAEGPEMEDDWHNFSALNFPENHPAREMQDTFFLSENKDKLLRTHTSTVQVRLMENNQPPLRSIMPGRVYRNEAISARAHMVFHQVEGLYVNKGVSFKDLKETLYYFAKEMFGQDTQIRFRPSFFPFTEPSAEIDITCFICKGEGCNICKGTGWVEIGGSGMVDPAVLQSSGIDPEVYSGFAFGMGIERITMLRYQIKDLRLFTENDVRFLRQFEGVI; this is encoded by the coding sequence ATGGTGGAGAAAATACAACAAGTAGCACAAGAGATAGAAGCAGCAGCGCTTAGCAACGCTGCCGAGCTGGAGCAATTCCGTATTGCCTATATAGGTCGTAAAGGCCGCATCGCTGACCTGTTTAATAACTTGAAGGATGTGGCGCCGGAGCAGCGCCGCGAGGTGGGCCAGCAACTGAACACGCTGAAGAACCGTGCCCAGGAGCGCTTTGACCAGGCACAGGAGCAACTGGCCAGCGCCACCGATGCTACCAGCGACACGGGCTTCGATTTTACCCTGCCCACTATACCAAACACATTGGGTACGCGCCACCCGCTCTCGCTGGTGCGCCAGGAGATCGTGCGCATTTTCGAGCGCATCGGCTTTAACGTAGCTGAGGGGCCGGAGATGGAGGACGACTGGCACAACTTCTCTGCTCTCAACTTCCCGGAGAATCACCCGGCCCGCGAAATGCAGGACACCTTCTTCCTGAGCGAGAATAAGGATAAATTGCTCCGCACCCATACTTCCACCGTGCAGGTACGCCTGATGGAGAATAACCAGCCGCCACTACGCAGCATCATGCCGGGCCGTGTGTACCGCAACGAGGCCATCTCGGCACGTGCGCACATGGTGTTCCACCAGGTAGAAGGCCTGTACGTAAACAAGGGGGTGAGTTTCAAAGACCTGAAAGAGACGCTGTACTACTTTGCCAAGGAGATGTTCGGGCAGGACACACAGATACGCTTCCGCCCGTCGTTCTTCCCCTTCACCGAGCCTAGCGCCGAGATCGATATTACCTGCTTCATCTGCAAAGGTGAGGGCTGCAACATTTGCAAAGGTACAGGCTGGGTAGAGATTGGTGGCTCCGGTATGGTAGACCCTGCCGTGCTCCAGAGCTCGGGCATCGACCCGGAAGTATACTCCGGCTTTGCCTTCGGCATGGGCATCGAACGTATCACCATGCTCAGGTACCAGATCAAGGACCTGCGCCTCTTCACCGAAAACGACGTGCGCTTCCTGCGCCAGTTTGAGGGGGTGATTTAA